A portion of the Sulfuricurvum kujiense DSM 16994 genome contains these proteins:
- a CDS encoding HlyD family secretion protein translates to MKTTALFLLIPLFIFGGCQRSDIQTYSGYAEGEFVNLSSTQSGKLDKLFVKRGSHVSINENLFALECDSELLTLKEATADLAAAEAILKDYQKGSRPEEIRVIEAQLSQATASAENAAKEFERNSALSPANAVSKTQLDASETLAKSTAAKVRELKNSLNVAKLAKRLDQISAQEKRVEQLRSAVKLAQWKVNEKGVKSRYDALVFDTLYREGEFVPQGGIIIRLLPPENIKIRFFVPQKISESLHIGDNVSIVSRSDGKKIPAQITYISPEAEFTPPIIYSNETKEKLTYMIEAYPQKSDAVHLHPGQPVEVSLERL, encoded by the coding sequence ATGAAAACAACAGCACTCTTTTTGCTCATTCCACTGTTTATATTCGGCGGATGCCAAAGATCCGACATTCAAACGTATAGCGGATATGCGGAAGGGGAATTCGTCAATCTCTCCTCTACCCAAAGCGGAAAACTCGACAAACTTTTCGTCAAACGGGGAAGTCATGTTTCCATCAATGAGAATCTTTTTGCCTTGGAGTGTGACAGTGAGCTTTTGACACTTAAGGAAGCAACTGCCGATCTCGCTGCAGCCGAAGCAATCCTCAAAGATTATCAAAAAGGCTCCCGCCCCGAAGAGATCCGCGTGATCGAAGCACAGCTCTCTCAAGCGACCGCTTCGGCGGAGAATGCCGCCAAAGAGTTTGAACGCAACAGCGCCCTCTCTCCTGCCAACGCCGTCTCAAAAACCCAACTGGACGCTTCGGAAACATTAGCCAAATCAACCGCCGCAAAAGTCAGAGAGCTCAAAAACAGCCTGAATGTTGCCAAACTCGCCAAACGCCTCGATCAAATTTCCGCTCAGGAGAAACGGGTTGAACAACTCCGTTCAGCGGTAAAACTGGCACAATGGAAAGTCAATGAAAAAGGGGTGAAATCCCGTTACGACGCTTTGGTATTCGATACTCTCTACCGTGAGGGGGAGTTTGTTCCGCAGGGGGGAATCATCATCAGACTCCTCCCCCCTGAAAATATCAAAATCCGTTTTTTTGTCCCTCAAAAGATTTCCGAATCCTTGCACATCGGCGACAATGTATCCATTGTCTCCCGCAGCGACGGCAAAAAAATCCCTGCACAAATCACCTATATCTCACCGGAAGCCGAGTTTACTCCTCCGATCATTTACAGCAATGAGACCAAAGAGAAACTCACTTACATGATCGAAGCGTATCCGCAAAAGAGTGATGCGGTTCATCTGCATCCGGGTCAGCCTGTGGAAGTCTCTCTTGAACGCCTCTGA